A single genomic interval of Rhododendron vialii isolate Sample 1 chromosome 3a, ASM3025357v1 harbors:
- the LOC131318955 gene encoding transcriptional activator DEMETER isoform X1, with protein sequence MNSRMDYGRGFVNPPENEVRIRAPWMPQTPGNPIISRSNGNGVPVGRHVINEPVITNFQDLIGCSDQQFQQHMNYNATRENFGTIGFMGQNDCSYDLGVQQAQQGGSNQRVGSYNLGVQQAQQGGSNQRVGSYNLGVQQVQQGGSNQRVGSYNLGVQQAQPGGLNQRVGSYTDNFGNDSAVCYNNPLAEVFTKKSAASMASANGAFSRNMPSENILPTILNSYTQVDSSWTEGNFTSLLLGSENPNLDSNHLIMANKSTQMPGDGFPVPFRPNYNLNSPPRSEADATSSTTNSFPFAPVTPDHAKQFENHRRSVMLSFSVDESSSQEKDKLENLLSSSEAIEDHCTGLLRNIVDSSSAAVSTSLMEKNNLVGGDQGIDLNKTPQLKPPKRRKHRPKVVVEGKPRRTPKPKPPMDSNSKETPSGKRKYVRKKPIVTKEEPKEKSCKMKLNFDLENDENAEMQVKADNLPEKINQVNPADFNLNLDSHTTKLCTRINGVGAEASEIRVQNGKTFTHNHPMNQMPAERIPLPERHSTSASPAAIKHHTLNALARSLSMRNGSPYQNSDKNGCSHEHRHLQTEFNRNVSQKQQNTCINPEETRQMMWHSTPQIVALNSTNSNERRGLKREYRNRIMQAGFASYSQMGSPFLRRGIYQVHDHNTNSHNFGTSSETQKKRRMEFPITESRNTVYANSYTFNGRISDANFGGDKTSTKLMNGVNSNSGGGQSHCMTSAHNLQKHIRASELHPNTQSTAQKKLNGLTYVHDMTSLIMMANPHLLSSTLSKKGPFTYSFEQGVETSQAKRSVNGLQMASTSFSLVSHDYRQSSMKTRGQPGQQQYLDAIHEITCRLQGLNITGLSKDNHRREQNAIVPYKGDGAMVPYEGFDNIKKRKPRPKVDLDPETNRIWQLLMGKEGSEGAEAGDKNKEKWWEEERKVFCGRADSFIARMHLVQGDRRFSRWKGSVVDSVIGVFLTQNVSDHLSSSAFMSLAARFPLQSKTADPECYKSGTTVSAKEPEIQTLFPNGTIKWYDTIPRQPLYNHASVQYHETSESRIGDPTSGTGRTSLATEHNRIGDASLSSSQNSSEFFSLEVNKGVQSYTGSNSEAEDSRRKSQANLINGPPTLPHMRTSPFQELQSPVNGRLHFDERSTHLHKQSAHINYNWQIPGLDIVNTMKSPASSTHPMNSNVSEHKQGPNPPTYFQTHMTQNLAAQGVGHLRIFTEESMSSLRSTPSGVTNGKERDYASRTGHTTEKTFVEQNGVPMMQAPTFGHFSQNGQGHFSLSTHQQERSTTFHSESASAKEPVRPTETVAMGQSDTRHQLPKDPQNRSKAFGAEKGINSSYKQKFQETKIVEANAKDEPYSSGKTTTGMSTNMSNARKAKREDEKRNSFDWDSLRKLVEPNGRKNRSKEAMDSLDYEAIRCADVSEISNAIKERGMNNMLAERIQDFLNRLVKDHGSIDLEWLRDVPPDKAKDYLLSIWGLGLKSVECVRLLTLHHLAFPVDTNVGRIAVRLGWVPLQPLPESLQLHLLELYPMLETIQKYLWPRLCKLDQRTLYELHYQMITFGKVFCTKSKPNCNACPMRGECRHFASAFASARLALPGPEEKSIVSSTPPAATDKSATIGIRPMPLLTAGRNEPKEIGSVLRNCEPIVEEPATPEPETAEVTVSDIEDAFYEDPDEIPTIKLNLEEFTLNLHNYVQENMELQEGDMSKALVALNPQAASIPTQKLKNVSRLRTEHQVYELPDSHPLLNGLDKREPDDPSPYLLAIWTPGETANSVQLPEGRCGSQESGKLCNEKTCFSCNSMREANAHTVRGTILIPCRTAMRGSFPLNGTYFQVNEMFADHESSLNPIDVPRAWIWNLPRRTVYFGTSVTTIFKGLTTEGIQYCFWRGFVCVRGFDHRTRAPRPLMARLHFPASKLAKTKNEDK encoded by the exons ATGAATTCGAGGATGGATTATGGGAGAGGTTTTGTAAACCCACCGGAAAATGAAGTCCGGATTAGGGCTCCATGGATGCCTCAAACCCCAGGAAATCCAATTATTTCAAGATCGAATGGAAATGGTGTGCCTGTTGGACGGCATGTGATCAATGAACCAGTAATAACAAATTTTCAGGATTTGATTGGATGTTCCGATCAACAATTTCAACAGCACATGAATTACAATGCAACCCGGGAAAATTTCGGCACAATCGGATTCATGGGTCAAAATGATTGTTCTTATGATTTGGGAGTTCAACAAGCCCAGCAGGGGGGCTCTAACCAGAGGGTCGGATCCTATAATTTGGGAGTTCAACAAGCTCAACAGGGGGGTTCTAACCAGAGGGTCGGATCCTATAATTTGGGAGTTCAACAAGTCCAACAAGGGGGTTCTAACCAGAGGGTCGGATCCTATAATTTGGGAGTTCAACAAGCTCAACCGGGGGGTTTGAACCAGAGGGTCGGATCCTATACTGATAACTTTGGTAATGACAGTGCAGTTTGCTATAATAATCCTTTGGCGGAAGTATTTACAAAGAAGAGCGCTGCTTCTATGGCCTCTGCAAATGGAGCATTTAGCCGAAATATGCCGTCAGAAAATATTCTTCCGACGATTCTGAATTCTTACACCCAAGTTGATAGTAGTTGGACAGAAGGCAACTTCACTAGCTTGCTACTTGGAAGCGAAAATCCTAACTTGGATTCCAACCACTTGATCATGGCTAACAAATCAACGCAGATGCCAGGGG ATGGGTTTCCTGTCCCTTTCCGTCCCAACTATAATCTAAACTCGCCACCAAGGTCCGAAGCTGATGCAACTTCAAGCACAACCAATTCCTTCCCATTCGCACCAGTAACACCAGATCATGCAAAGCAGTTTGAAAACCATCGTCGCTCTGTAATGCTGAGTTTTTCTGTAGATGAAAGCTCAAGTCAAGAGAAAGACAAGCTAGAGAATTTATTGTCATCTAGCGAAGCCATTGAGGACCATTGCACTGGACTTTTACGAAACATTGTGGACTCATCATCTGCTGCTGTATCTACGTCGTTGATGGAAAAGAACAATCTTGTTGGAGGGGATCAGGGAATCGACTTGAACAAGACGCCCCAGTTGAAACCaccaaaaaggagaaaacaCAGACCAAAGGTAGTCGTGGAAGGCAAGCCTAGAAGGACTCCAAAGCCCAAACCTCCGATGGACTCCAACTCCAAGGAAACCCCATCAGGTAAGAGGAAGTATGTTCGCAAAAAGCCAATCGTGACAAAGGAAGAGCCTAAAGAAAAGTCGTGCAAGATGAAGTTGAATTTTGACTTGGAAAACGACGAAAATGCTGAAATGCAGGTCAAAGCAGATAATCTCCCggaaaaaatcaatcaagttaATCCAGCAGATTTTAACTTGAATTTGGATTCTCATACAACCAAATTATGCACTAGAATCAACGGTGTTGGAGCAGAAGCATCAGAGATAAGGGTGCAGAATGGAAAAACATTTACCCATAATCATCCTATGAACCAAATGCCAGCAGAAAGAATACCATTGCCAGAGAGACATTCCACTTCTGCCTCACCAGCTGCAATCAAACACCACACTTTGAATGCTCTTGCAAGAAGTCTGAGCATGAGAAATGGGAGTCCCTATCAAAATAGTGACAAGAACGGATGCAGTCACGAGCATCGACATCTCCAAACAGAATTCAACAGAAATGTATCCCAAAAACAGCAAAATACCTGCATAAATCCAGAGGAAACAAGGCAGATGATGTGGCACAGTACCCCTCAAATAGTAGCTTTAAACTCGACCAATTCCAATGAAAGAAGAGGGTTGAAACGGGAATATCGCAACAGAATTATGCAGGCGGGTTTCGCTTCTTACAGTCAGATGGGTTCTCCATTTTTGCGCCGGGGTATATATCAGGTTCATGACCATAACACTAACAGCCACAATTTTGGCACCAGTTCAGAAACTCAAAAGAAGAGGAGAATGGAATTTCCCATAACAGAAAGCAGGAACACCGTCTATGCAAATAGTTATACCTTTAACGGTAGAATATCAGACGCGAATTTTGGAGGTGACAAAACCTCCACCAAGTTAATGAATGGGGTCAATAGTAATAGTGGTGGCGGGCAGTCTCATTGCATGACATCTGCGCATAATTTACAGAAGCACATTCGAGCATCTGAGTTGCATCCTAACACACAAAGTACGGCACAGAAAAAACTCAATGGATTAACTTATGTCCACGATATGACCTCCCTAATAATGATGGCCAACCCCCACCTGCTGTCATCAACTCTTTCCAAAAAAGGCCCTTTTACATATAGTTTTGAGCAAGGAGTTGAAACTTCTCAGGCGAAGAGGTCTGTGAATGGGCTCCAAATGGCATCGACTTCATTCAGCCTTGTCTCGCATGATTATCGACAATCCTCCATGAAAACAAGAG GCCAACCAGGACAACAGCAATACTTGGATGCCATTCATGAAATCACATGCAGACTACAAGGGCTAAATATCACTGGTTTGAGCAAGGATAATCATAGGCGAGAGCAAAATGCAATTGTTCCGTACAAAGGAGATGGCGCAATGGTTCCGTATGAAGGGTTTGATAATATCAAGAAACGCAAGCCACGTCCTAAAGTGGACCTTGACCCGGAGACAAATAGGATATGGCAGCTATTAATGGGGAAGGAAGGAAGTGAGGGGGCTGAAGCAGGagacaagaacaaagaaaaatggtgggaagaagaaaggaaagtttTCTGTGGACGAGCAGACTCGTTCATTGCACGCATGCATCTTGTTCAAG GAGATCGACGTTTCTCACGGTGGAAAGGATCAGTTGTTGACTCAGTAATCGGAGTGTTCCTCACCCAGAATGTTTCAGACCATCTTTCAAG CTCTGCTTTCATGTCTCTTGCAGCGAGATTTCCCCTCCAGTCAAAAACTGCAGACCCAGAATGCTACAAAAGCGGAACAACTGTATCGGCTAAAGAACCAGAGATTCAGACGCTATTCCCAAATGGCACCATCAAATGGTATGATACAATACCAAGGCAACCCCTGTACAACCATGCATCTGTACAGTATCATGAAACATCAGAATCCAGAATAGGAGATCCTACTTCAGGAACTGGAAGAACAAGTCTAGCGACTGAACACAACAGAATAGGGGATGCAAGCTTAAGTTCATCACAAAATTCTTCAGAATTTTTCAGCCTTGAAGTCAATAAAGGAGTCCAGTCCTACACAGGGTCCAACTCGGAAGCAGAAGATTCAAGACGCAAAAGCCAAGCTAACTTGATTAATGGTCCTCCGACTCTTCCACATATGAGAACATCCCCATTCCAGGAACTTCAAAGCCCTGTAAATGGGAGATTACACTTTGATGAGAGGTCCACACATTTGCACAAGCAATCAGCACACATAAACTACAATTGGCAAATCCCAGGATTGGACATTGTCAATACAATGAAAAGCCCTGCCTCCTCAACCCACCCAATGAATTCTAACGTTTCCGAACACAAGCAAGGTCCAAATCCCCCCACCTATTTTCAAACGCACATGACACAAAACTTGGCAGCACAGGGAGTAGGCCATCTTAGAATATTCACTGAAGAATCCATGTCTTCTTTGCGTTCAACTCCTTCTGGAGTTACCAAcggaaaagagagagattatGCGAGTAGGACAGGACATACTACAGAAAAAACCTTTGTTGAACAGAATGGAGTGCCAATGATGCAGGCACCAACATTTGGCCATTTTTCTCAGAATGGACAAGGTCATTTTTCTCTCAGCACTCATCAACAAGAAAGGTCAACGACCTTCCACTCGGAAAGCGCATCGGCTAAAGAGCCTGTACGACCTACTGAAACAGTTGCTATGGGGCAAAGTGATACCAGGCATCAACTTCCTAAGGACCCTCAGAATAGATCAAAAGCTTTTGGTGCGGAGAAGGGAATTAACTCAAGTTATAAGCAAAAGTTCCAAGAGACAAAAATAGTTGAAGCAAATGCAAAAGATGAACCGTATTCTTCTGGCAAGACAACCACTGGCATGAGTACAAATATGTCAAATGCAAGAAAAGCAAAGCGTGAGGATGAAAAAAGGAACTCATTTGACTGGGATAGCTTGAGAAAGCTGGTGGAGCCCAATGGTAGAAAGAACAGAAGCAAGGAGGCAATGGATTCCCTGGACTACGAAGCAATTCGATGTGCAGATGTCAGTGAGATTTCTAATGCTATCAAAGAAAGAGGAATGAACAACATGCTGGCAGAACGGATACAG GATTTCCTTAACCGACTTGTTAAAGATCATGGAAGCATTGACCTTGAGTGGTTGAGGGATGTTCCTCCAGACAAGGCAAA AGATTATCTTCTAAGTATATGGGGATTGGGCTTAAAAAGTGTGGAGTGTGTGCGGCTGTTAACTCTTCATCATCTTGCATTCCCG GTTGACACAAATGTCGGAAGGATAGCTGTGAGACTGGGATGGGTCCCTCTCCAACCACTTCCTGAATCGCTTCAACTCCATCTTCTGGAATT ATATCCAATGCTGGAGACAATTCAGAAATATCTGTGGCCCAGACTATGCAAGCTGGATCAGCGAACATT GTACGAACTACATTACCAGATGATAACATTTGGAAAG GTTTTCTGCACAAAGAGCAAACCAAACTGTAATGCATGTCCAATGAGAGGAGAGTGCAGACACTTTGCAAGTGCTTTTGCAAG TGCAAGGCTTGCCCTCCCAGGTCCAGAAGAGAAAAGTATAGTGAGTTCAACTCCTCCTGCTGCCACTGACAAAAGCGCTACAATAGGAATCAGGCCCATGCCATTATTAACAGCTGGTAGAAATGAACCGAAAGAGATCGGATCAGTTTTGAGAAACTGTGAACCCATTGTCGAGGAACCAGCAACACCAGAACCAGAAACTGCAGAAGTAACAGTAAGTGACATCGAAGATGCGTTTTATGAGGATCCTGACGAAATTCCTACAATCAAACTCAACCTTGAAGAGTTCACGCTGAATCTACATAACTATGTGCAAGAAAATATGGAACTGCAAGAGGGAGATATGTCCAAAGCTTTAGTTGCTTTGAATCCACAAGCTGCTTCCATCCCTACACAGAAACTGAAGAATGTGAGTCGACTACGAACAGAGCACCAAGT GTACGAACTTCCAGATTCACACCCTCTGCTAAATGGG CTGGATAAACGAGAACCTGATGATCCAAGCCCATACCTGCTTGCTATATGGACACCAG GTGAAACAGCGAATTCAGTCCAACTACCAGAAGGAAGGTGTGGGTCTCAAGAATCAGGCAAACTCTGCAATGAGAAAACGTGCTTCTCATGCAATAGTATGAGAGAAGCAAATGCACACACAGTTAGAGGGACAATCTTG ATTCCATGTAGAACAGCAATGAGGGGGAGCTTTCCGCTAAATGGCACTTACTTCCAAGTTAATGAG ATGTTTGCAGATCATGAATCCAGTCTTAACCCAATTGATGTTCCAAGGGCATGGATATGGAATTTGCCAAGACGTACAGTTTACTTTGGGACCTCTGTAACAACAATTTTCAAAG GCCTAACAACAGAGGGAATTCAATACTGCTTTTGGAGAG GATTTGTGTGTGTGAGGGGATTTGACCATAGAACAAGGGCACCTCGACCTCTCATGGCCAGACTGCACTTCCCTGCAAGCAAGTTGGCcaagacaaaaaatgaagacAAATAA